One region of Tamandua tetradactyla isolate mTamTet1 chromosome 6, mTamTet1.pri, whole genome shotgun sequence genomic DNA includes:
- the WDR81 gene encoding WD repeat-containing protein 81 isoform X1, translating to MAQGSRGREVAPATRIEGCSPLPSSAMEGLLRSVERDLNIDARQLVLAPGETHVVALVPVRWLANLRERRLPLGPCPRAEGLGEAEVRTLLQRSVQRLPLGWTRVEVHGLRKQRLSYPLGGGLPLEEASCGPETLTRFMQDVAAQNYRNLWQHAYRIYGQPYSHSPAHSAVPALDSVRQALQRVYGCPFLPVGEAAQCLSYARDGLCPPRGSPACPSLLRAEALLESLDMLYVVHPYVQFSLHDVVTFSPAKLTNSQAKVLFILYRVLRAMDACHRQGLACGSLSLHHISVDEKLCSELRLDLRAYESPEENPVAGDGAGSQTGKEQGKSTGYPSCREELRGLVLDWVHGRISNFHYLMQLNRLAGRRQGDPNYHPVLPWVVDFTTPHGRFRDLRKSKFRLNKGDKQLDFTYEMTRQAFVAGGAGGSEPPHVPHHISDVLSDITYYVYKARRTPRSVLCGHVRAQWEPHEYPATMERMQNWTPDECIPEFYTDPSIFCSIHPDMPDLDVPAWCSSNQEFVAAHRALLESREVSQDLHHWIDLTFGYKLQGKEAVKEKNVCLHLVDAHTHLSSYGVVQLFNQPHPQRLAGAPALAPEPPLIPRLLVQTIQETTGREDLPGQLTNGAGRLVLEATPCEAGWTRDRPGAGEDDLEQATEALDSISLAGKAGDQLSFSSSSQAPPGLLSFSVAPASRPVRRSKAAGVDPGEGEEGKILLPESFNPMQALEELEKLGNFLAKGVGGRLEVPEQPQAQPPMQLRDLFHRDMQALGVLLAEMVFATRVRTLQPDAPLWVRFEAVRGLCTRHPKEVPVSLQPVLDTLLQLSGPEDPMVAQRSRLDPLFEYRPVSQGLPPPCPAQLLSPFSSVVPFPPYFPALHKFILLYQARRVEDEAQGRELVFALWQQLGAVLSDITPEGLEILLPFVLSLMSEEHTAVYTAWYLFEPVARALGPKNANKYLLKPLIGAYESPCRLHGRFYLYTDCFVAQLMVRLGLQAFLVHLLPHVLQVLAGVEASQEESKGLAGAAEDEENGLPGAGPGPCAFGEEIQMDGEPAAASGLGLPDYTSGVTFLDQADLPETEGFQAGLFVAESPQPQEPEAVSLGRLSDKSSASETSLGEERAADDGGGPADKSSLQSGDSSQDLKQSEGSEEEEEEEEEELEEEEGCVVLEEEEEGEQEEVTGTSELTLSDTVLSMDTVVASGEGDGEEGEEPLPEQAEGKEQKILLDTACKMVRWLSAKLGPTVASRHVARNLLRLLTSCYVGPMRQQFTMSGGESPPLSAGNIYQKRPVLGDVVSGPVLGCLLHIAHLYGEPVLTYQYLPYISYLVTPGSTSGASRLNSRKEAGLLAAVTLAQKVIVYLSDTTLMDILPRISHEVLLPVLSFLTSLVTGFPSGAQARTVLCVKTISLIALICLRIGQEMVQLHLSEPVATFFQVFSQLHELQYRDLKLDPGGRSEGQLPEVAFSDGQQRPVDPALLDELQKVFTLEMAYTIYVPFSCLLGDIIQKIIPNHELVGELAGLYLESISPSSRSPASMEPAVPSTGPEWDPKSGGCPQDDGHSGTFGSVLVGNRIQIPTDSQPESSGLLGPNSGVGSGGLGGSSEDNILKQELPRSAHGLSGNWLAYWQYEIGVSQQDAHFHFHQIRLQSFQGHSGAVKCVAPLSSEDFFLSGSKDRTVRLWPLYNYGDGTSETAPRLVYAQHRKSVFFVGQLEAPQYLVSCDGAVHLWDPFTGKTLRTVEPSDSRVPLTAVAVMPAPHTSITMASSDSTLRFVDSRKPGLQHEFRLGGGLNPGLVRSLAVSPNGRSVVAGFSSGFMVLLDTRTGLVLRGWPAHEGDILQIKAVDSSILVSSSSDHSLTIWKELEQKPIHHYKSASDPIHTFDLYGSEVVTGTVANKIGVCSLLEPPSQATTKLSSENFRGTLTSLALLPTKRHLLLGSDNGVVRLLA from the exons ATGGCCCAGGGGAGCAGGGGGCGGGAAGTTGCTCCTGCCACTCGGATTGAGGGCTGCTCTCCCCTCCCAAGCTCTGCAATGGAAGGGCTGCTCCGGAGCGTGGAGAGGGACCTGAACATCGATGCCCGGCAGCTGGTTCTGGCCCCGGGGGAGACTCATGTAGTGGCCCTAGTGCCCGTGCGCTGGCTAGCCAACCTTCGGGAGCGCCGGCTGCCTCTGGGACCCTGTCCGCGGGCAGAAGGCCTGGGCGAGGCGGAAGTCAGAACTCTTCTGCAGAGATCGGTGCAGAGGCTGCCCTTGGGCTGGACTCGAGTTGAGGTGCATGGGCTGCGGAAACAGAGGCTATCCTACCCGCTGGGTGGGGGCCTGCCCCTTGAGGAGGCCTCCTGCGGCCCAGAGACTCTCACTCGCTTCATGCAGGATGTAGCTGCCCAGAATTATCGCAACCTGTGGCAGCATGCATATCGCATTTATGGGCAGCCCTATAGCCATagccctgcccattcagccgtgcCTGCCCTGGACTCAGTTCGTCAGGCTTTGCAGAGGGTCTATGGTTGCCCCTTCCTGCCGGTGGGTGAAGCTGCCCAATGCCTGTCATATGCCAGAGATGGCCTCTGTCCTCCTCGGGGCAGCCCAGCGTGCCCCAGTCTCTTGCGAGCTGAGGCCCTGCTGGAGTCGCTGGACATGCTGTACGTAGTACACCCTTATGTGCAGTTCTCCCTGCACGATGTGGTCACCTTCAGCCCTGCCAAGCTGACCAATAGCCAAGCCAAGGTGCTTTTCATTCTCTACCGTGTGCTGCGGGCCATGGATGCCTGTCACCGTCAGGGGCTGGCCTGCGGGTCCCTGTCTTTGCACCATATCTCTGTAGATGAGAAGCTTTGCAGCGAGCTCCGGCTGGATCTGAGGGCTTACGAGAGCCCTGAGGAGAATCCTGTAGCGGGGGATGGGGCTGGCTCTCAGACTGGAAAGGAGCAGGGAAAGAGCACTGGGTATCCCTCCTGCCGGGAAGAACTTAGGGGCCTTGTGCTGGACTGGGTCCACGGCCGCATCAGCAATTTCCACTACCTCATGCAGCTGAATCGGTTGGCAGGTCGGCGGCAGGGGGACCCCAACTACCACCCAGTGCTGCCTTGGGTGGTAGACTTTACCACGCCCCATGGGCGCTTCCGAGACCTGCGCAAGTCCAAGTTCCGCCTCAACAAGGGGGATAAGCAGCTGGACTTCACATACGAGATGACGCGGCAGGCGTTTGTGGCAGGTGGTGCAGGCGGCAGTGAACCACCTCACGTACCTCACCACATCTCAGACGTGCTCTCCGACATCACTTACTATGTGTACAAGGCTCGGCGCACACCCCGGTCGGTGCTCTGTGGCCATGTCCGCGCGCAGTGGGAGCCCCATGAGTATCCTGCCACCATGGAGCGGATGCAGAACTGGACACCTGACGAGTGCATCCCTGAGTTCTACACCGATCCCTCTATCTTCTGCTCCATCCACCCAGATATGCCTGACCTGGACGTGCCGGCCTGGTGCAGCTCCAACCAGGAGTTTGTGGCTGCCCACCGGGCATTGCTGGAGAGCCGTGAGGTGTCCCAGGACCTGCACCACTGGATCGACCTCACCTTCGGCTACAAGCTCCAGGGCAAGGAGGCTGTGAAGGAGAAGAATGTGTGTCTGCACCTGGTGGACGCCCACACCCACCTGAGCAGCTACGGAGTGGTACAGCTGTTCAACCAGCCGCACCCCCAGCGCCTGGCCGGGGCTCCTGCCCTTGCCCCTGAGCCTCCGCTCATCCCCAGACTGTTGGTTCAGACCATTCAGGAGACCACAGGCCGGGAGGACTTGCCAGGACAGCTTACAAACGGGGCAGGTAGGCTGGTTTTGGAGGCCACTCCTTGTGAGGCTGGCTGGACTAGAGACAGGCCCGGGGCAGGGGAAGACGACTTGGAGCAGGCCACAGAAGCTCTGGATTCCATCTCCCTCGCTGGGAAAGCGGGGGACCAGCTGAGCTTCTCCTCCTCCAGTCAAGCCCCCCCTGGCCTCCTGTCTTTCTCCGTAGCCCCAGCCTCTCGACCAGTCCGCAGGAGCAAAGCTGCTGGGGTGGATCCCggagaaggggaggaggggaagatcCTTCTTCCTGAGAGCTTCAATCCCATGCAAGCCTTGGAGGAGCTGGAGAAATTGGGCAACTTCTTGGCTAAAGGTGTAGGGGGCCGGTTGGAGGTGCCTgagcagccccaggcccagccaccCATGCAGCTGCGGGACCTCTTCCATCGGGACATGCAGGCTCTGGGTGTCCTGTTGGCTGAGATGGTGTTTGCCACCAGGGTCCGGACATTGCAGCCTGATGCACCTTTGTGGGTACGCTTTGAGGCTGTTCGGGGGCTCTGCACCCGGCACCCCAAAGAGGTCCCTGTGTCTCTGCAGCCTGTGCTGGACACGCTTCTGCAGCTGAGTGGCCCTGAAGACCCCATGGTTGCTCAGAGGAGCAGGCTGGACCCACTGTTTGAGTACCGGCCTGTCTCCCAGGGACTGCCCccgccctgcccagcccagctcCTTAGTCCCTTCAGCTCCGTGGTTCCCTTCCCTCCATACTTCCCGGCACTGCACAAGTTCATCCTCCTGTATCAGGCGAGGCGCGTGGAGGATGAGGCCCAGGGGCGGGAGCTGGTGTTTGCTCTGTGGCAGCAGCTAGGCGCAGTGCTGAGTGACATCACCCCCGAGGGCCTGGAGATCCTGCTGCCCTTCGTGCTGTCACTCATGTCTGAGGAGCACACGGCCGTGTACACGGCCTGGTACCTATTTGAACCAGTTGCCAGGGCTTTGGGCCCCAAAAATGCCAATAAGTACCTGCTGAAGCCGCTCATTGGTGCCTACGAGAGCCCCTGCCGGCTCCACGGCCGCTTCTACCTGTACACGGACTGTTTTGTGGCCCAACTGATGGTGCGGCTGGGCCTGCAGGCCTTCCTCGTCCACCTGCTGCCCCACGTCCTGCAGGTGCTGGCCGGCGTGGAGGCCTCCCAGGAGGAGAGCAAGGGCCTGGCGGGGGCCGCCGAGGATGAGGAGAACGGCCTGCCAGGGGCCGGGCCAGGGCCCTGTGCCTTTGGGGAGGAGATCCAGATGGACGGGGAGCCTGCCGCCGCGTCGGGCCTGGGGCTCCCGGACTACACGTCTGGCGTCACTTTCCTCGACCAGGCCGACCTCCCCGAGACAGAGGGCTTCCAGGCCGGCCTCTTTGTGGCTGAGTCTCCACAGCCCCAGGAGCCTGAGGCGGTGAGCCTGGGCCGGCTGAGCGACAAGAGCAGTGCCAGCGAGACCTCCCTGGGCGAGGAGCGGGCCGCGGACGATGGGGGCGGCCCCGCGGACAAGAGCAGCCTCCAGTCGGGGGACAGCAGCCAGGACCTGAAGCAAAGCGAGGGctcggaggaggaggaggaggaggaggaggaggagttggaggaggaggaaggctGCGTGGtgttggaggaggaggaggaaggggagcaAGAAGAGGTTACTGGGACCTCCGAGCTCACGCTGTCCGACACGGTGCTGTCCATGGATACGGTTGTGGCCAGTGGCGAGGGAGAcggggaggaaggggaggagccGTTGCCCGAGCAGGCAGAGGGCAAGGAACAGAAGATTCTCCTCG ATACGGCCTGCAAGATGGTCCGCTGGCTGTCCGCCAAGCTCGGCCCCACCGTGGCCTCACGCCACGTGGCCCGGAACCTCCTCCGCCTGTTGACATCTTGTTATGTTG GTCCCATGCGGCAGCAGTTCACCATGAGTGGTGGTGAGAGCCCCCCGCTGAGCGCTGGCAACATCTACCAGAAGAGGCCGGTGCTGGGCGACGTGGTGTCAGGGCCCGTGCTTGGCTGCCTCCTCCACATCGCCCACCTGTATGGGGAACCCGTCCTAACCTACCAATACCTGCCCTACATCAGCTACCTG GTGACCCCGGGTAGCACCTCTGGCGCCAGCCGTCTGAACAGCCGTAAGGAGGCAGGGCTGCTGGCGGCGGTGACGCTGGCGCAGAAGGTCATCGTGTACCTCTCGGATACCACCCTTATGGACATCCTGCCCCGTATCAGCCACGAGGTTCTGCTGCCTGTGCTCAGCTTTCTCACTTCCCTCGTCACGGG GTTCCCAAGTGGGGCCCAGGCCCGGACCGTCCTGTGTGTGAAAACCATCAGCCTCATCGCCCTCATCTGTCTGCGCATCGGACAGGAGATGGTCCAGCTACACCTGAGCGAACCTGTGGCCACCTTCTTTCAAGTGTTTTCCCAGCTGCACGAGCTTCAGTACCGG GATCTGAAGCTGGATCCTGGTGGCCGCAGTGAAGGCCAGCTGCCAGAGGTGGCCTTCTCGGATGGTCAGCAGCGGCCAGTGGACCCCGCCCTGCTGGACGAGCTGCAGAAAGTGTTCACCCTTGAGATGGCATACACGATCTACGTGCCCTTCTCCTGCCTGCTGG GTGACATCATCCAGAAAATCATCCCCAACCACGAGCTGGTCGGGGAGCTGGCGGGGCTGTATTTGGAGAGCATCAGCCCCAGCAGCCGCAGCCCTGCCAGTATGGAGCCTGCTGTACCTAGCACCGGCCCTGAGTGGGACCCCAAGAGTGGGGGCTGCCCCCAGGATGACGGCCACTCGGGGACCTTCGGGAGCGTCCTCGTTGGGAATCGCATCCAGATCCCCACGGACTCTCAGCCCGAGAGCTCTGGGCTCCTAGGCCCCAACTCCGGGGTGGGCAGTGGGGGCCTCGGTGGCAGCAGCGAGGACAACATTTTGAAGCAGGAGCTGCCGCGGAGCGCCCACGGGCTGAGCGGGAACTGGCTGGCGTACTGGCAGTATGAGATTGGCGTTAGCCAGCAGGACGCCCATTTTCACTTCCACCAGATCCGCCTGCAGAGTTTCCAAGGCCACTCGGGGGCTGTCAAGTGCGTGGCACCCCTGAGCAGCGAGGACTTCTTCTTGAGTGGCAGCAAGGACCGTACTGTGCGTCTCTGGCCGCTCTACAACTATGGGGACGGCACCAGCGAGACAGCCCCCCGCCTCGTCTATGCCCAGCACCGCAAGAGTGTCTTCTTCGTGGGCCAGCTGGAGGCCCCACAGTACCTGGTGAGCTGCGATGGGGCTGTGCACCTTTGGGACCCCTTCACAG GGAAGACCCTTCGCACGGTGGAGCCCTCAGACAGCCGGGTGCCCCTGACCGCCGTGGCCGTCATGCCTGCCCCCCACACTAGCATCACCATGGCCAGCTCTGACTCTACCTTGCGCTTTGTGGATTCCAGGAAACCTGGCCTTCAG CATGAGTTCCGCTTGGGCGGCGGCCTGAACCCTGGGCTCGTCCGCTCCTTGGCCGTCAGCCCCAATGGCCGCAGCGTGGTGGCCGGCTTCTCTTCAGGCTTCATGGTGCTCCTGGACACCCGCACAGGCCTGGTTCTTCGTGGCTGGCCGGCCCATGAGGGGGACATCCTGCAGATCAAG GCAGTGGACAGCAGCATCCTGGTCAGCTCCTCCTCTGACCACTCCCTGACCATCTGGAAGGAGCTTGAGCAGAAGCCCATCCACCACTACAAGTCAGCATCTGACCCCATCCACACCTTTGACCTGTATGGCAGTGAGGTGGTCACTGGCACTGTGGCCAACAAGATCGGCGTCTGCTCCCTGCTTGAGCCACCCTCCCAGGCTACCACCAAGCTCAGTTCCGAGAACTTCCGCGGCACACTCACCAGCCTGGCCTTGCTGCCCACCAAGCGCCACCTCCTGCTGGGCTCGGACAATGGAGTCGTCCGCCTCCTGGCATAG